A region from the Rhodothermia bacterium genome encodes:
- a CDS encoding PD-(D/E)XK nuclease family transposase, giving the protein MAVTERYINPFTDFGFKKLFGTELNKDLLIDFLNEVILPKQKKIADLKYSNNEHIGQTALDRKAIFDLYCISSFGERFIVEMQKAK; this is encoded by the coding sequence ATGGCCGTCACAGAAAGATATATTAATCCCTTTACGGATTTTGGATTCAAAAAACTGTTCGGAACGGAACTGAATAAAGACTTATTAATTGATTTTCTGAATGAGGTCATTCTTCCCAAACAAAAGAAAATCGCCGATCTAAAATATAGCAATAATGAACATATTGGACAAACTGCTTTAGACCGAAAGGCAATTTTTGACCTGTATTGTATCAGTTCGTTTGGTGAACGATTTATTGTTGAAATGCAAAAAGCCAAAC